From the genome of Malus sylvestris chromosome 6, drMalSylv7.2, whole genome shotgun sequence, one region includes:
- the LOC126625347 gene encoding uncharacterized protein LOC126625347 isoform X1, whose amino-acid sequence MEERKKKKRVIIPFNIVTSPSPSSPSSSSSSSSSSSSSSSTTTTTTTTTTTTTTTTTNDNNNNNNNNKNNNNNNNNNNNNNNIDNKWIFKVSKATLSKDKANPDLEEDKANCGLKEDKVNPGHEEDKANLDPGEDKANPGPEKDNANPDLEKDKATSTSTTSTSTSTSTSTTTTTTTNDGNNNNNNKNNNNNNNNNNNNNNNNKNITIDNKRVVEVSKATLSEDKVNPDPEEDKANPGPEEDKANPNPKEDKANPGPEEDKVNPDLGSEEDKANPDPEEDKENLGLEEEKTKKTLAFSGLE is encoded by the exons atggaggagagaaaaaagaagaagagagtgatCATACCATTTAACATTGtaacatcaccatcaccatcatcaccatcatcatcatcatcatcatcatcatcatcatcatcatcatcatcaacaacaacaacaacaacaaccacaacaacgacgacaacaacaacaacaaccaatgacaacaacaacaacaacaacaacaacaagaacaataacaacaacaataacaacaacaacaacaacaacaacatcgACAACAAATGGATTTTCAAAGTTTCGAAGGCAACCCTTTCCAAAGACAAGGCAAACCCTGACCTTGAAGAAGATAAGGCAAACTGTGGCCTTAAAGAAGACAAGGTAAACCCTGGCCATGAAGAAGACAAGGCAAACCTTGACCCTGGAGAAGACAAGGCAAACCCTGGCCCTGAAAAAGACAACGCAAACCCTGACCTTGAAAAAGACAAGGCAACATCaacatcaacaacatcaacatcaacatcaacatcaacatcaacgacaacaacaacaacaaccaatgacggcaacaacaacaacaacaacaagaacaacaataacaacaacaataacaacaacaataacaacaacaacaacaaaaacatcaCCATCGACAACAAAAGGGTTGTCGAAGTTTCAAAGGCAACCCTCTCTGAAGACAAGGTAAACCCTGACCCTGAAGAAGACAAAGCAAACCCTGGCCCTGAAGAAGACAAggcaaaccctaaccctaaagaAGACAAAGCAAACCCTGGCCCTGAAGAAGACAAGGTAAACCCTGACCTTGGCTCTGAAGAAGACAAGGCAAACCCTGACcctgaagaagacaaggaaaac CTTGGCCTTGAagaagagaagacaaagaaaaccTTGGCCTTCTCTGGCCTCGAATAA
- the LOC126625852 gene encoding probable methyltransferase PMT21, translating to MKHKDGKPGPQGTRVFPMTILFVLLCGFSFYLGGIFCSEKNKIEPVKVEDVTEAVQSSLQLKPVTFAECSSDYQDYTPCTDPRRWRKYGVHRLTFMERHCPPVLERKECLVPPPDGYKPPIRWPNSRDECWYRNVPYDWINKQKSNQNWLRKEGEKFLFPGGGTMFPRGVSAYVDLMQDLIPEMKDGTVRTAIDTGCGVASWGGDLLDRGILTVSLAPRDNHEAQVQFALERGIPAILGIISTQRLPFPSNSFDMAHCSRCLIPWTEFGGIYLLEVHRILRPGGFWVLSGPPVNYENRWRGWNTTIEDQKSDYEKLQDLLTSLCFKLYNKKDDIAVWQKLSDSSCYNKLSEPDTYPAKCDDSLEPDSGWYTPLRSCVVVPDPKLKKSALKSIPQWPERLHVAPERISDVHGGSASAFKHDDSKWRVRLKHYKKLLPAIGTDKIRNVMDMNTVYGGFAAATIDYPLWVMNVVSSYAVNTLPVVYDRGLIGTYHDWCEAFSTYPRTYDLLHLDGLFTAESHRCEMKNVLLEMDRILRPNGYAIVRESSYFVDAVAIIAKGMRWGCRKEDTEYGVEKEKILICQKKLWYSSNRTSR from the exons ATGAAACATAAGGATGGAAAACCAGGCCCCCAGGGTACCAGGGTTTTCCCCATGACAATCTTGTTTGTTTTGCTATGCGGGTTTTCATTCTATCTTGGTGGAATCTTCTGTTCTGAAAAGAACAAAATTGAGCCTGTCAAGGTCGAAGATGTCACAGAGGCAGTTCAATCATCTCTCCAGTTAAAACCCGTTACCTTTGCTGAATGCAGCAGTGACTATCAAGACTACACCCCGTGCACGGATCCAAGG AGGTGGAGAAAGTATGGTGTTCATCGGCTTACTTTCATGGAACGGCACTGCCCTCCAGTATTGGAGAGGAAAGAATGCTTAGTTCCACCTCCAGATGGCTACAAGCCACCAATCAGATGGCCAAATAGCAGGGACGAATGTTGGTACAG GAATGTGCCATATGATTGGATTAATAAACAAAAGTCCAATCAGAATTGGCTGAGAAAAGAAGGGGAGAAGTTTCTCTTTCCCGGTGGGGGAACTATGTTTCCAAGAGGCGTTTCTGCATATGTCGATTTGATGCAAGATCTTATTCCAGAAATGAAAGATGGGACCGTTCGAACTGCCATTGATACTGGGTGTGGG GTTGCAAGCTGGGGAGGTGATTTGTTAGATCGTGGGATTTTAACTGTTTCTCTCGCTCCAAGAGATAATCATGAAGCTCaggttcagtttgctttggaacGTGGAATTCCAGCAATTCTTGGCATCATTTCTACACAGAGACTTCCTTTCCCTTCTAACTCGTTTGATATGGCTCACTGCTCAAGATGCCTCATCCCATGGACGGAATTTG GTGGAATTTACCTCCTTGAAGTTCATCGTATACTCCGTCCTGGAGGTTTTTGGGTCCTGTCTGGTCCACCTGTCAACTACGAAAACCGCTGGCGTGGGTGGAACACCACCATAGAAGACCAGAAATCAGATTATGAAAAGTTGCAAGACCTGCTAACTTCATTGTGCTTCAAATTGTACAACAAAAAGGATGATATTGCTGTTTGGCAGAAACTGTCAGACAGCAGTTGCTACAATAAACTTTCTGAGCCAGACACCTATCCTGCAAAGTGTGATGATagccttgaaccagattcaggATGGTACACTCCATTACGCTCTTGTGTCGTAGTTCCAGACCCAAAGCTAAAAAAGTCAGCTTTGAAATCCATCCCTCAATGGCCAGAGCGGTTGCATGTTGCACCGGAGCGTATTTCTGATGTACATGGCGGAAGTGCTAGTGCTTTCAAGCATGATGACAGCAAGTGGAGGGTACGATTGAAGCATTACAAAAAGTTGCTCCCAGCAATTGGAACAGATAAGATCAGAAATGTTATGGACATGAATACGGTATATGGAGGTTTTGCCGCAGCCACGATTGATTATCCCTTGTGGGTCATGAATGTGGTCTCTTCCTATGCTGTAAATACACTACCTGTGGTCTATGATCGAGGCCTTATCGGAACTTACCATGATTG GTGTGAGGCGTTTTCTACTTATCCTCGTACTTACGATCTTCTACATCTTGATGGCCTCTTTACTGCAGAAAGCCACAG ATGCGAAATGAAAAATGTGCTCTTAGAGATGGACCGAATCCTGCGCCCTAATGGCTACGCAATAGTTCGAGAATCCAGCTACTTTGTGGACGCTGTTGCGATTATTGCCAAAGGGATGAGATGGGGATGCCGCAAAGAAGACACTGAGTATGGCGTTGAGAAGGAGAAAATACTGATATGCCAGAAAAAACTCTGGTATTCATCGAACCGGACTTCCAGATGA
- the LOC126625347 gene encoding uncharacterized protein LOC126625347 isoform X3 produces MEERKKKKRVIIPFNIVTSPSPSSPSSSSSSSSSSSSSSSTTTTTTTTTTTTTTTTTNDNNNNNNNNKNNNNNNNNNNNNNNIDNKWIFKVSKATLSKDKANPDLEEDKANCGLKEDKVNPGHEEDKANLDPGEDKANPGPEKDNANPDLEKDKATSTSTTSTSTSTSTSTTTTTTTNDGNNNNNNKNNNNNNNNNNNNNNNNKNITIDNKRVVEVSKATPNPKEDKANPGPEEDKVNPDLGSEEDKANPDPEEDKENLGLEEDKANPDPEEDNENLGLEEEKTKKTLAFSGLE; encoded by the exons atggaggagagaaaaaagaagaagagagtgatCATACCATTTAACATTGtaacatcaccatcaccatcatcaccatcatcatcatcatcatcatcatcatcatcatcatcatcatcatcaacaacaacaacaacaacaaccacaacaacgacgacaacaacaacaacaaccaatgacaacaacaacaacaacaacaacaacaagaacaataacaacaacaataacaacaacaacaacaacaacaacatcgACAACAAATGGATTTTCAAAGTTTCGAAGGCAACCCTTTCCAAAGACAAGGCAAACCCTGACCTTGAAGAAGATAAGGCAAACTGTGGCCTTAAAGAAGACAAGGTAAACCCTGGCCATGAAGAAGACAAGGCAAACCTTGACCCTGGAGAAGACAAGGCAAACCCTGGCCCTGAAAAAGACAACGCAAACCCTGACCTTGAAAAAGACAAGGCAACATCaacatcaacaacatcaacatcaacatcaacatcaacatcaacgacaacaacaacaacaaccaatgacggcaacaacaacaacaacaacaagaacaacaataacaacaacaataacaacaacaataacaacaacaacaacaaaaacatcaCCATCGACAACAAAAGGGTTGTCGAAGTTTCAAAGGCAACC cctaaccctaaagaAGACAAAGCAAACCCTGGCCCTGAAGAAGACAAGGTAAACCCTGACCTTGGCTCTGAAGAAGACAAGGCAAACCCTGACcctgaagaagacaaggaaaaccTTGGCCTTGAAGAAGACAAGGCAAACCCTGACCCTGAAGAAGACAACGAAAACCTTGGCCTTGAagaagagaagacaaagaaaaccTTGGCCTTCTCTGGCCTCGAATAA
- the LOC126625913 gene encoding cyclin-dependent kinase F-4 — translation MLSLNKERAALCSTGRMERYKLIKEVGDGTFGSVWRAINKQTGEVVAIKKMKKRYYSWEECVSLREVKSLRRMNHPNIVKLKEVIRENDILYFVFEYMDFNLYQLMKDKEKLFPEAEVRNWCFQVFQGLAYMHQRGYFHRDLKPENILVTKDVIKIADFGLAREINSQPPYTEYVSTRWYRAPEVLLQSYLYSSKVDMWAMGAIMAELFSLRPLFPGVSEADEIHKICSVIGSPTKDSWADGLRLARDINYQFPQFAGVDLSSLIPSASDSAISLITSLCSWDPSKRPTAAEALQHPFFQSCYYVPPSLRSRSTVGRTPPIAGARGAEQQSARRLSGTVSHSKLANSFPSPKLHASVGTAVQRKLDMANQDAKKNDKYLKSSPKQQQQQQKYRPPGKSSPTAVNKGRVARGVSDTSEKLANMTIGHRRQTVGQLQMRPPPMKAGVQWIGESGNLYLRPVQEIQPGRTYSRKVAG, via the exons ATGCTTTCACTGAATAAAGAACGGGCTGCTTTGTGTTCCACTGGAAGAATGGAGAG ATACAAGTTAATAAAGGAAGTTGGTGATGGCACATTTGGGAGTGTCTGGCGAGCTATTAATAAGCAGACTGGTGAAGTC GTTgctattaaaaaaatgaagaaaagataTTATTCATGGGAGGAGTGCGTAAGTCTACGGGAAGTTAAG TCATTGCGTAGAATGAATCATCCAAATATTGTGAAGCTCAAGGAAGTCATCAGAGAAAATGACATATTGTACTTCGTGTTTGAATACATG GACTTCAACTTGTATCAACTCATGAAAGATAAGGAAAAGCTTTTCCCTGAAGCTGAAGTCAGAAATTggtgttttcaagtttttcagGGCCTTGCTTACATGCATCAGCGTGGATATTTTCATCGTGACCTTAAGCCAG AGAACATATTGGTTACCAAAGATGTCATCAAAATTGCTGATTTTGGACTTGCTCGGGAAATAAATTCACAACCACCATATACAGAATACGTGTCGACACGGTG GTATCGAGCGCCTGAAGTGCTGCTTCAGTCATACCTGTATAGCTCAAAAGTTG ATATGTGGGCAATGGGTGCAATCATGGCTGAGTTGTTTTCTCTCCGTCCTTTATTTCCAGGTGTTAG TGAAGCAGATGAGATACACAAAATTTGCAGTGTGATTGGAAGCCCAACCAAGGATTCATGGGCTGACGGGCTTCGCCTTGCAAGGGATATCAACTACCAATTTCCTCAG TTTGCTGGTGTTGATCTTTCTTCACTGATCCCATCAGCTAGTGACAGTGCAATCAGCCTTATTACA TCACTTTGTTCTTGGGACCCTTCCAAGAGGCCAACAGCTGCAGAGGCCCTCCAGCATCCTTTCTTCCAG AGTTGCTATTATGTTCCGCCATCCCTTCGTTCCAGATCAACTGTTGGCAGGACACCACCAATAG CTGGAGCAAGGGGAGCCGAGCAGCAAAGTGCTAGAAGACTTTCTGGAACTGTATCACATTCAAAGCTTGCTAACAGCTTCCCTTCCCCAAAGTTGCATGCTTCTGTAGGCACAG CTGTGCAGCGGAAACTGGACATGGCTAACCAG GATGCGAAAAAGAATGATAAATATTTGAAAAGCTCTccaaagcagcagcagcagcagcagaaatATCGACCTCCTGGAAAGAGCAGTCCTA CCGCTGTGAACAAGGGAAGGGTTGCACGTGGAGTTTCAGATACATCTGAGAAGCTGGCAAATATGACAATTGGTCATCGCAGGCAGACTGTCGGGCAGCTGCAGATGCGCCCTCCTCCCATGAAGGCCGGTGTCCAGTGGATTGGTGAGTCTGGAAACTTGTACCTCAGGCCTGTTCAAGAGATTCAACCTGGTAGAACCTATTCAAGGAAAGTTGCGGGATGA
- the LOC126625347 gene encoding uncharacterized protein LOC126625347 isoform X2, producing MEERKKKKRVIIPFNIVTSPSPSSPSSSSSSSSSSSSSSSTTTTTTTTTTTTTTTTTNDNNNNNNNNKNNNNNNNNNNNNNNIDNKWIFKVSKATLSKDKANPDLEEDKANCGLKEDKVNPGHEEDKANLDPGEDKANPGPEKDNANPDLEKDKATSTSTTSTSTSTSTSTTTTTTTNDGNNNNNNKNNNNNNNNNNNNNNNNKNITIDNKRVVEVSKATLSEDKVNPDPEEDKANPGPEEDKANPNPKEDKANPGPEEDKVNPDLGSEEDKANPDPEEDKENLGLLWPRIRQCKAGP from the exons atggaggagagaaaaaagaagaagagagtgatCATACCATTTAACATTGtaacatcaccatcaccatcatcaccatcatcatcatcatcatcatcatcatcatcatcatcatcatcatcaacaacaacaacaacaacaaccacaacaacgacgacaacaacaacaacaaccaatgacaacaacaacaacaacaacaacaacaagaacaataacaacaacaataacaacaacaacaacaacaacaacatcgACAACAAATGGATTTTCAAAGTTTCGAAGGCAACCCTTTCCAAAGACAAGGCAAACCCTGACCTTGAAGAAGATAAGGCAAACTGTGGCCTTAAAGAAGACAAGGTAAACCCTGGCCATGAAGAAGACAAGGCAAACCTTGACCCTGGAGAAGACAAGGCAAACCCTGGCCCTGAAAAAGACAACGCAAACCCTGACCTTGAAAAAGACAAGGCAACATCaacatcaacaacatcaacatcaacatcaacatcaacatcaacgacaacaacaacaacaaccaatgacggcaacaacaacaacaacaacaagaacaacaataacaacaacaataacaacaacaataacaacaacaacaacaaaaacatcaCCATCGACAACAAAAGGGTTGTCGAAGTTTCAAAGGCAACCCTCTCTGAAGACAAGGTAAACCCTGACCCTGAAGAAGACAAAGCAAACCCTGGCCCTGAAGAAGACAAggcaaaccctaaccctaaagaAGACAAAGCAAACCCTGGCCCTGAAGAAGACAAGGTAAACCCTGACCTTGGCTCTGAAGAAGACAAGGCAAACCCTGACcctgaagaagacaaggaaaac cTTGGCCTTCTCTGGCCTCGAATAAGACAATGCAAAGCCGGACCCTGA